The Loxodonta africana isolate mLoxAfr1 chromosome 1, mLoxAfr1.hap2, whole genome shotgun sequence genomic sequence AATGAGATCAATTTGAACCAAGTCTTCTGATTCCAAATTCCTGTTTTTTCTACCATTCTGCCTCCGAAGGCCCAAGATTGCAGCCACATCAGGTTCTGTGTTTCTCATCCGTTAggctaaacagaaaagaaagaaccaGGGTAGTGAAAAATAAAGGTACCTGCTTAAGATGGTCCACAGTGAGCGGTAGGTGCTGCAGGGTGAGTAGAATCTGCTGCAAGAGGGGAATGTTGTTGGTCGTCTTTGAATACGTCAGCCAATTGTTAAGAAGCTTGTAGCCACCAACATCAATAAATCTGCAGGCAGGTAGAAGGAGAATCTTTAACTGCCTTCCTTGGGTTTCAGAAGAGCCATATCCCACATACCTAGATCCCCCTCGACAATCTAGGAACCCCATGCCTCACACATCCCCCCGCCTTCTAACTCCATGTTCCCATCCCAGCCACCCAGATCCCTACTTACTTGACCAATATTTCTGGTGAACGGGTCTGCAGAAGAATGTTCAAGTAAGTGCACCGACTCACCATCTTTCGTGCTTCCTTCATCAGACTGCAGGAGATGAATTAAGGTTAGAAATGGAGTAGTCAGACCAAGCTTCTTCTTTTAGCACAAGAGTCTATTATCTGTGTGAGTGCCTAGAAATCCCTGATGACTTGGGACTTTGCTCCAGAGTGGGAGGGTCGCACAGGCCTCTAGGAGGGTGGGATGAATCCAAACTGACATGGAAAACCATGGGACGATGGAAGAAAATTGAGGAGACTCTGAAGTCTCTGATCCTGCTTCCAGGTAGAGTGCTAGCCCTCAACGACCATCCTTTAGTGGTCTGTTCAAGACTGGTTTGGTCATTTGGCTTTTCCTTCTGATGGGAAACCGGAGGATTCCTGAAGGAAAATAACATTTTGGGTATTTGGAGCATGACCCAAAACAGAGCCAAGATTCCTGTCACTTGACTCCCCTGAACTCATTCCAAAATGTGACCCCCTTGGGAATGTGGACATCTAAATCTCCAGCTTCTACTAAGGCCAGGGACCAAGAGATAATCTTTTCCAATCATTTCTCCTAAAACTGCTAGATGTGAATCCAATTCCACTGACATTCGTTTTCCTCTCAGAGATTCACTGCTGCCTGCCTTAATTGGAGTCGTATCATTACATTTAATATCCTCTACCTACAGTGAATCCTAAGGACACAGACTCACCTGAAGATTTTGGAAATCCCATCCACACTCTTAACTTCCCCATCTCGGTTAAGGAAGCTATCCAGGCCCTTGAGAAGCTCTTTGGGGTCTATGGGACCTGAACCCATGATCGTGGTTTCTAAAATGAGAAGACAAAACAGACATAGAATAAATAGGTGGCAAAGACAGTCCCAGTATGCCCTCTAATAGGTCCCATCTCTATATCTGACAAAACATGATGACTAATTATTCAAACTATAATCAAGTGAGCTCAGCATTTTCTAGATAAAATCAACACTGACCATTGTTGCTCCTGAGAAAAAAAGCCCTCACACATTAATCACAGGATTAATACCAAATGGGAAGGCAGTTAGAGGACTGGGGCAGCACGGCTTTCTGTCCCTCCCAGTTACAGGCTTCCAAGGACAGCTGAACTTTAGAGTGTATTAAAGAGCTAAGATACAAGTTCCCCTAACAAGACGCTCAACTCTCCAAGGCCCTTATTTGCTTATTTTAGGCTCTCTCTCTCCTCAAATACTGATAAATTTGCCTGGCTTGAGGAAGACAAACTGCAGCTTGGTAAGAACTGGGCCAACCTTGGGTGCTTGGGCTAAATGTCTTATAAGATCAGCTGCCTTTTGAGCCTTGCCCATCAAGAGTCATAATCACCAGAAGTGGCAGGATATGTTCTGCTTGTACCAGTGGACAACCAACTGAAGCAGTAGATgatagagaagaaaacaaaacttgaAAACAGACCCTTCCCCCAGGGGAATTGGGGGCAGCTTCCAGAAATAGAGACAAATGGATGCAAACGAGATCAAGCAGGTCTGCCTAAGCCTTGAATAGACTCTAGCCAAACACTGCACAAGTGTTTACTGTTTCAAAGTTAAGGGCAAGCTTGGTTTGCtgtttcaaaagcaaagatagaaATCTGATCTCTTATTCCCTTCCCAAATTACAACACCTTCCAAGATCCTCAAGAAAGCTCTGAAACTAGAAACCATGTAGCCGGCAAGAACAGAATAAAGCTAAAGGCTTGAAAAATGCCATTAAACTTTAAGTAGCTCCTTTTGACCAAAAAGGAAAAGGCGTTAATTAAAAACTACACTAATACCACAGAGCAGAGAAGTGTGAGGTAATCACCAGGCCAGTATCCAAGTTCCAGGGAGGTTTCAGGATAAACAGGGTTCTGACTGGGATTTTTATCTATGTTGCCTAAAACACTGGCTTCCAGGAAGTACAAAGAAAGCCACCTCAGTAAGATCTGCATTTGGAAAATAAGGCTAACACTGgggagaacacaaagagaaaataaaatactctCCTGCATTTAATACAGAGGTAGCAGGCACAATTTCAGCAGAGGGGTGGAAGAAATCAGTGTTTTTGATTTTACTAGATGGCTACATTGTTTTTTGTGCAAAAaggtttcttttaaaataatgcaAATTAGTTCTATTGTTCTATgacaaaccaaaagaaaaaaaaaatgcaacaatcATAATCTTTTAATGTTCTCAACAGAATGAATGTATCGGTCCTAACAACCTAGGCAAAAAAGAGGCCCAAGCAGGGAGGAGGCAGCCTGGAAAAGACAGGGTGGTGGTACAGGCTTGATTCTTGAGATCATAACCTATAGATATGAACAtagggagaaaaggaaataacccAAGAAATGCTGATAGGTGAGCAAATCTGGGTTAACTGTGCTCTTGTTGCTGCTGCCCTGGAACTTCCACAAGAACAAGCAGAACCTGAGGtcaaaggaaaaaatattcaaGTAGAATACAGATCAGATTAGAAGTCTGTGTGGGCCAAACCCACTGAAGTATGCAAACTCTTATAACCAGAGACAGAAACAGGGATAAAGAAATACTTCCCATGTAGTTGAGACACAATAAAATGATATACAAAAACTACAGAGAAGTATACAGTTACTAaaaagatatatacaaaatagATGTCCCACCTGTTGGAGACTGGAAAAGCAATGAACGGGTCCAAAATAACACTGCATATAActgacaaccaaaaaaaagaattatatacatatacacacgtaACAATACCTACCATTAGGTTCCACCCCAAAATATACGCCATCTGACAAAAAGCCTTGAATCAAATGAAGGTCACTTCAAAACAGTCACCCCTAAACAGCTGATTCCACTAATTCAAACCCAGAGCTGAATATATGTAACCATGAGTACTCCTTTTGCATTACCTAGCTACCAAGTAAGCGAGGAGGCCTGCCACCCCTATTTCCTTCAGGAACTCTTAAAAACATTAATAATCAACTAGGCTCAAATGTTCCTTCATGTAAGTGAGTGTGAGACAAGAGAGAAAATAACCATTATCAGAGAAATGAAGTGACCAAAGAGTACAAAGCTAAATTCTGTGTAGTTCCTGCTGCTGGAAATGTGACCCAGGAACAACTTTTTAATTCCCAAATAACCAAGGAAAAACAAGAGACATAATCATCAATGGAAGCTAGGACACAAAGCAGAACAAATGTTAAAGACTCATCTTCCATTATTCATATTTCATAAATTAAGTAAACTGAATTTTGTCTTAAGGACCTAGCATGTGCTAAAATTTAAATTGGCTTTCCCCCAGGTAGATCAGTCTTCAGCCATTTAAGATTAAGGACCACCCCCCAGCATTTTAGAACCTAGTTTCCTTACCCTGAAGTCAGTACATTTTGAAAGAATTTGCAAGGCACTCAAGCGGAAAGGAATGAAGAGCCTAAAGCTCCTGACACAGGCCTACAGTAGATAAGGCAAAATGAGTTGGCCAGAAAAAGCAGGAGCAGTGACCAAGTGCCACATACCTACTAATGACCTGGAACCCAGTGTGATACTTTTGAGTGAGCTTTCTGGAACTAAAAACAATCCAGGGAATGTTCTCTTTTAATGCACTGCTAGTTTCCTTGAAAGCAGACCATACAGAAAGGAGGGGGAAAAGGCAACCCCCTGGCCTTTTCTTCACCTTGCCCTGAGCTGAGCTTTCCTTATGGAGGGTGTTGCTATCAGAAACAACGCACAACTGGCAGGTGCTGGGGAATTTCCTACAGATCTTACCACAGATAAGAAGTCCAGAAAGTGACACTTCTGCCTCCAGAGTGGATTTTACTTGAGAGTTATCCCAATTAAACAGGATGAAAAACGTCTAGCTTGGCTAAAGTTGTTCCATACTCATCACCATTGAAACAGGAGTGAATTCGTTCAGCATGAAAATTCTATGCAAGTCAGAGCCCTTTAAAAATAGATCACAACTATCTtctaacaaaaagagaaaaagaacccTGTTTTATAGTAATTTAAAGGAGCCTTACTTTAGTACTCCTGGAAATGTAAATGCTTCATACTCAGCCCCTTATatttcccttcttcctctctgTTTTAGGCATTTCCTAGTAtgcctcactaaaaaaaaaaccaatagtggattgaattatgtctctcaGGTGATTCACAAGGTTGTACCTCTCTTCTTAGTAAGCTCCGATTTGTCCATCATTTTGAACACCTGGTATGTGACCTCCCCTGTTTATATGCCTTTCAGTAAGGAATCCAAAATCACCCTTCCTGCTCCTCACAGGAAAGCATCCCAGAATAGAACTCTGGCCACAACTACAGGGCTCAGCTTCTCCAAGGTTCTCTGGATGGATCTGGTTTTCCTAGTAGACCTTCTTGTTTCCCATCTCCCATGTTAAAAAGGATCTTCATTAATCCCCTGCTCACTAGCGATCAGGAACCCCAGTGGGTACAATGTTCAGCTCCCAAAGAAGATATGCTGCACAGGCACATGACAAACTgcttaaaagataaaaaacactTGTGGTCAATAGACAAGTGAAGAGTCCCTCCCATCCAATCTAAAAGTTTAAGTAATAATTTGGGTGTCCACACCAAGTAGAAAATTAGCCTCAGGACAGTTGTACAAAATGGCTTTCCAATTCTGCCTAAAACCTCCACCTTTCAATGCAGGTctttaaagaataaaaagtatATGGAGATTCTGAAAAAGATTTGTGACTTTGAAAAAGTCGTAAAGAAGAAAGATAAGGAATAGGACACCCACTACCACCCGCAGATAGGGCATGGCTTTTGAACATGCACCAACTGCTACAGCACAAGTTAAAATGGAGAGGACATCATTTTCCCATCAACGTTTTAAAGAATTTTCAGGaggaaaaagaaattcaaaaaaagtggctctttggaaaaaagaaatgaaggttgTGAAATGTAATTAATACCAGAAAGGTTTTGCTTACCAGAAACCGTAGCTCGATTCCCCCTGAGTTTACCACTGCCGCCTCTTTTCCTAAAGATTCACTTCTCATCCTAGTACCAATGTACAGGAGCTAAGCAACTGGAGAACGTGTTACAGCACTGAACACAAAGAGTTTATCCCCAAACCAAGAGGCGGGAATAAGggcaatttagaaaaaaaagtccTAAAGCACCCATCTCCACTGTATTCTCATTACATGAAACGAACAAATGCAGGAGGCCCAAGGACTGGTTCCTGAGCAGAAATGGCACATTTCGGTGTTATTAGGCCCCATTTGTCTACTCAAGTTACTTTCTCAAGCCCTTGTGTCTTTCCCCAGTATACCCCAACAGAGATAAACACAATCACACACTACCCCGAGAGTTGAGGTTTGACTGGCAACTAAGGTGGGGAAAACTTTCCAAGCAGTTGTGACGAGTGAAAGGTGAAAATTAAAGCAATGAGCTCTGATTGTTAAATAAAAGCTACAGCTGACCAAGGAAATGGGCAGTCTCAAGACCTAGTTtctagcagcttttttttttttctcttaagatAGAGTATAAAAGATTACATCTAAAGAAAATAAGGACAAtttcttctcctgtcttctcCCTAGCAGCAGCCTGCTCACAATCCAGAAAGCATCTGCTCAGGGGCGGAGCTTCAAGAGGGTGGAGAGTGGAGAAGCTGATTACATCACCTTTCAGTGCCACTCCTCCCCCTTAATCAAGTTTCTAAGGCGGCCCTAAGCTCTGGATGGCAAAGgggaagaaaaacaacaaagaagcAGGGACGCCATCTTGTAATGGAGAAGAGAACTTGAAAATAAAAAGCTATCCCGGCTTTGCCGGTAGCTACGATTACATTTATAAAATACCCTGgttcggttaaaaaaaaaaaaaaaaccagccctCCATGCTGAATAAATTTGACCTATTTTTTGAGAAAGAgagttgtgaaaaaaaaattaaactattaaaaaacaattttCTGGGAGAATTGAATTTGCAATTGAGGTTCAATCTACCAACACCGACCACCCCCTTCCTCCcaataaaaggaaagggggagggcTTGGACCCCCCTCAACAAATAGGGTTGAGGTGGGAGGCCAGGAGAAAAATGGGTCAAGACACAACCTGGAACGCCGCTTGGAAGACAAAAGGACAAGTCGCCATATTGaagcagggaagaaaaaaattgcttttaACGACACAAATCTTTTCGAAAGCTAGCATTCAATTGCACTACTGGCTTTTAAAATTATACTCCTGAATTCCACATTTCCCAAcctttccaccctgtatcccccctccaaaaaatataaaatgttaatcatttttgcttttaaataacCTATACAATCTGCAACAATTACAAGACATTTACTTTCCCATTATTTTGTATGTATTGGCACTAAGATTATATTTTGCCCTAAATTAAGTGTCTTGCAATCTTTATTCCTAGATTGCCACCTATTTTAACCACACAAATATACCCCAAGCAAATTACATTAAAATTGAGAGGATTTAACAGTCATTTAGAAAGTCATAGCCAGCTATTATCTCTCTGCCCATCTCCTTACCCTGCAATCTTTATGTACAGATTGCTTATTAAACTGGCAAATTGAAAGGCGCCCCTGTTCGTCTCACACACAAAGAAGTGGGACTTCTGGGCCACAAGATCCACCATCTTTTGTATGTGAGCTCATTAACCCTTTTGAAGACTGCTGCTAAGCAGAGGAAGGCAGCCATTCCTCTTTATAAAAAGCATACACTTATGGCTTTGGCAGTCTGGAAATTGCTTGGATTATCAAGGGTTAACCGTCAAAATTCTCACTTGCtggccctccctccaccctctccttGCCTGCAGTTGGGCAGGTTAAGAGATAGGTGGTGAGGAAGAGAGAACAAGATTGTTTAGACCCAAAGGCCCTTCTTAATGGAGATTAAGTGACCGCGTCGGTCGTTCTCCAGTTCTCTATTTGTTCTATGATCTCATTTCTTCCTCTCATTATTTTTGGTTTCACAACGGGAAAACGTTGATTTCTTGTTGCAAggctggtttttgaaaattcGACACTTACTATCCAATTTTTTTGCGACGTCAGCACCTCGGGCTCAGGGGGAAGGGGTTTAaaattttggaggaaaaaaaacaaccaaccaagACCCAAACTCAATTATTTGGGAGGGGGCCTCATTGGATCAAAAAgtctcttaaaaagcaaagaccaaCTCAGTATTCATCCCCCCCCCACCCAACTCCATTTAGGGAGGGGGGGTTGTAGAAAAAAGTCCTGAGTGGATTCAAAAAAATTAAACGCTGGATGAGTGaatttgggtaggtttaggatggGAGGGTGGTTGATTATTTTTGCAGTTATGTGGTGACGTCCTTCGGCCACAGATTTCAAGTCCCAAGCAGCGTGGGCTGGTGGGGGGGCAAGATAGGTGGGAGGGGGGCAGAAGACACAAGTGGTTGGGCTGGTGGCTGCTGTTTTCCCTTTCCCCCCTCAGGATCCTTTCAAGGGCTTAGATGTTGCTGCggcttgtttctttttctcctcgTGGCCGGCCTTTCTTTCTCCGAGAAAATTCAAACCTGGGATAAAAGGAacacaagggagaaagatgtaatcAGTACGGGTTGCTTTTAAACACCCAAAACTACCTTGTTTTCCCAAAACTCATTCCAAGTGCCAACCCCGATGCCGCCACTTTACAGAATCCCTGTCTCTCAACTTAACGCCCGGAAACACTCCATTTTCTAGTACAACGCCCTCCGCAAAATTTTACCCTCCAACCAACAAATCACGAAAACTTACCTCTAAACGAACCCCAGAATGGCGGCTGCCCGTTCGGGCGGAGTCCTTTATACTGGGACACCGCCCAACGCGCCCAAACGTGCTAGCGAAACTCCCTTGTCGCGAGACATTGTGCGCGAGGCGTGAACTCATTGGCCAACGTGAAAGACAACGCGCGAGCTGATTGGCTAGCCTTCCTTCGCCTTCGCTCATCCCCTGCCCCTGATTCCGTCTTCCGCCTCCTTCCTGCTCCCCAACCGCGTGCGCGTGACCGGAGAACCTAGCGCCACCCTTTCCCCTGCTTCCACCACTTCCGCCCCTCGTGAACACTTCTCACCCTGGGTTGGTAGAAGTGACTCGGCGCATGCGCACTGAGAGGATCCCGGGGAAAATCTCCTTCGAAATTGCTCAGAAAGGAGGCTGTAAATATGAGATCTAGAAGTTGTAGCGGGTGGTTTAGAAAAAATGCAATTTTGAGATCGAATTCGATTGTGACGCAGTTGAAATTGGCTTTCCCCACAGCACCCTATCACGCTTACGTCCTGACGCAAGCGCGCGGCCGCCTTCCGCACTGCGGGCTCGTCCTTGGCACTAACTAGTCAGGTTCCTGGAGTATGCGCAGTCGCCTTCCCGGGCACGCCTGCGTTGGGCGTAGGTCAAGATGGCAGCATCTGTATTGAGCACGTTTCTGAGGCGGCTTCCTAGCTTTTCGCCCTTCAGAAGTGCCTACGGAGTTCAGGTAACTCCTCGGAGCACTTTTTGTACAATTCTAACTTAGTTATCCCTTCTCTTAGTCGTCGCTCCACTGCGGGATTTTCGGGAGGTTGAGGTGAAGACTTTCCCACGTGCTCACGTCTCGGCGGTCTAGGCAACACTTTGTTTCTACCGCCCCACACACCCCTACCCACCGCAGTGCTGCGCGTATTTTCTAATCCGAGCCGAGGGCAAAGAGCGAGGGTTAGAGGTTATCCTCTTCCCAAATTGCTGTCTAATCTAAATAAGTGTTGGAATTGATCCTTATGGACAACCACCTAAGTAAAAAAGGTAGTGTTTAAATCCGTGATGGCCTGTAATATTCTTGGGTTAAGAGACTCCACCTTCTACTGGCTCTTCCATTTCTCAGTAAAATCAGGATACATTCTCACGACTTAGGTGACCAGTTTCCCAACTCGCTTTATCTCACTAAATCACTTGGAAGATTAACTCTGTCCTTTGGATTGAGATTTCCGTCCAGCCTCACATACTCACCACCCTGGAGATTCTTGGTAGGACAGGGCAGGTTCTTGGTAGGGCAGTGTCAGATGGGAAGGCTTGTTCAGATGCCACTCCGTAAAGTGGGACTGAAGAGTGGAGAGATGGGGGTCACCACGGAGTTAATAACAGGCCTGGGAGCTTTAATGCTAGCGTTAGGACTCGTTTGGTCTTTCTCGTGGAATGTTGACGTTCAACTTTTTATGAGGTTGGGCAGCTCACTGACTCGGTATTGAATCGAGTTGGGGACTCACTTGTCATATGCATCCACTCTTCTCCAGACATCTGCTTTTAAGAGCCTAGACATTctcccctttcctttcttctttttccagcAGACTCAGTTTCACAGAGAGCATTGGCTTTCTTATGTGTGTCaagttttttgaaacatcttctCAAATAAGATTGCCTCCTAGTCACCTATCGTAGTCATCTCCTAATATTAGCTTCTTTTTCAGGATCCGTTTGGATGTAGAGTAGTGGTTGGTTGTGCCAATTTCACCCCAACAAAAAGTACTAGTTTCCACGTATATCCCTGTTGTGTTCCATTAACAGAATGGACATGTGTCCCATTCCCAAAACGTGGGAAACAAAATAATGGAGCCTGTTCTTGGAACTCATGTTCTCATATTTCATTCCTTCATAGGTATCCCTTCAGGCTCTTTGTACCAAAGCCTCCCCTGTGGAAGATTCTTTGCCCCTGGCTCCCATTTCTCCTTATGAGGATGAACCCTGGAAATACCTGGACTCAGAAGGTATCTCTAAATGGGAAAGGAAGAATCGGGTACGGTCTGAGATAAGTGCACATAGACCTCTACCCTATTCCACCGAGAAATAACTTCCGCTGTTTTTTATCTCAGAATACCAGAACCGCTATGGCTCTCGCCCTGTCTGGGCTGACTACCGTCGCAACTACAAAGGTGGTGTACCCTCACAGCGGACTCGAAAGACGTGTATCGTGAGTTCTGAGGGTGGCACATGAGGGTGGGATACGGAAAGGGGGGGAGGCCATGGTGACAGTGGCAACGGCATTTTTTCTGATTGGCCTAAATATCTTCATCTgccaatttcttttctttacagCGTGGGAATAAAGTTGCTGGAAACCCTTGCCCCATCTGCCGGGATCACAAGTTGCATGTTGACTTTAGGGTAAGGAGAATCCAGAGATCTTTTCTCTGGGATAAGTATTCGGAATCTCCTTGTAGtgataaaaggagccctgttggcacagtggttaaagtgcttggctgctaagcaaaaagtcggcagttcaaatccactagccattccttggtagaaaggtgtagcagtcttcttccataatgatttacaaccttggaaatgcaACGAGGCAGAGCTGCGAGTCGTTATTAACCTGGTGGTCattaggtttcatttttttgcaatgtAAAAGAGAGTACCATAGGTGTCCCACACTTCCTGATAGCCAGGAGCCCCTGTAGTACCATTTTCTCCTGTTTCTGGTGATATGTGCACATCAATCTCTCCAGCCTTTTCTTCTCTGCTATGGATTGTACTAAAAGGCTTCATCCCTTTTCTGTGAAATTTACAGTTTAGATTGCCAGGTAAGAGAAATGCCTGTTTGTAGTAAGGAAATGGTGCGCAAAAGGTTCATTTATATCCGTCACAACTATTAAAAAGCATAtcgtgctattttttttttttttttttttttgatatttttttcattaacacaTCACTGTTCAATGGCATGCCAAAACTTGGGGCAAGAGGGCAGATACATGAAGCACGGCATAGATTCTACCGGACTTTTTTCAAAAAGGCTTCAACGTTGTGAAGCGGATGGGACTTGCTCTTTAAAGAATTAGAGAACGTTATAAAACTGACCGTAGGCAAGTGCTCCTTTGAGCTTGCGGTGAAGGTACTGGAGTACAGGCGGAATGGCTGGTCTTCATGGAAGTTGGAGGTCAGCCGTGATATCAGTCAGCTGGCGGGTGTACTCAATCACTCTAGGCCCTTTCTGACATAGGTTACAGAAGAGTCACATAGATAACTTCCTTGATTGAACTGTATAGACTAAGAGCAACTTGCTAGCTGAGTCATTCTACGTAATTAAAGCTGTAAAGTTATTCTTAGTCAAATATACATcatggagcctggtggcacagtggttaagagctcaggctgctaactaaaagatcagcagttcaaatccaccagctgctccttggaaaccctgcaggcagttgcactctgtcctgtagggtctttatgagtcagaattgatttggtgGCAATCGGTAACAGTACATATGTTATATACAGCACGAGGTTATATTCGTTAATCATTTACACATGTATGTTATGATATCTACTGCATCTTTTGGGTGATTTCAGGAATTTCCAAATTTGACCATCGTTGGTTTTTTGCCGAAAGGCCTGGCTTTAGAACCTAACCCCTGCGGAAGAGAATTCTCCGTGAGTCTCAGTGACAGAACATAGGTGTGCACATGAAATGGTTGAAAGGCCAGGAAAGGGGAAGAGTTTGTTGGAGTTTTCAAGAACAGGTTCAGCAAGTTGATGGAACAGATTTGGGCCATGAAAGAAGGTAGTACCTTGAGGGGTGTATAGGAATTAAAGCAGTCCATGGGAGTGTGGAGGGATTGTGTACTTTTAGTCTCTAGTGGTCTTGCTGCTCTCCCCTCCTCTCATGTTTCTATCCTGCTCTCCCACAGAACGTGAAGCTCTTGGAACAGTTTGTCTGCGCCCACACGGGTATCATTTTCCACGCTCCGTACACAGGTTAGCCCATCGTCCCCCTCACCACCAGAGTAGGTTTTCTGTAGGACACTCCTCGTTTATTCAGTCAGACAACAGGTATTTGTTTAGTGAATCCTACTTAAAAAAtccatcgccatcaagttgatgctgatTCTTAgtaaccctaaagaacagagtagaactcctccatagggtttccaaggagcgtctggtgggttcaaactgctgaccttttgtttagcagccatagctcttaaccactatgccaccagcgtttctgaCTCCTGCTTAGGGCAAGAAAAATATGGTTGATCTTTTTGGAAACTTAGATTTAATGGTAATGCTTGAATGCTAAAACAGATAGGTATATAGATAGAAGAAACGTTATACAGGCAAGTACTGCCATAAGCCAACCGTCTGTCTAAACATAGCTGTTGAAAGATAAATGGCgggtttttttgttgtcgttgttaataTGAGGTTTCTTCTCTTTTACAAAAGGGAAGTTATTTTTCTCGTAAGTAAATTGGCCGGCAAATAAGTTTTCTTGAACCATTGACAATCCAATTAGATTTCCCAAATTTGGAATGGTAAGCCTAACAGTTCAGGATTATTCCGTAAGTatggcccacaggccaaatctgCTCCAccgcctgtttttataaataaagttttattgtagTCAGTTGTTCTATGTGTGTATACAACCATTTTTAGCCTACAAGGGCATAGTTGAAAAGCTGAGACAAAGACTGT encodes the following:
- the MRPS18B gene encoding small ribosomal subunit protein mS40 isoform X2: MAASVLSTFLRRLPSFSPFRSAYGVQVSLQALCTKASPVEDSLPLAPISPYEDEPWKYLDSEEYQNRYGSRPVWADYRRNYKGGVPSQRTRKTCIRGNKVAGNPCPICRDHKLHVDFRNVKLLEQFVCAHTGIIFHAPYTGVCRKQHKKLTQAIQKARDHGLLSYHIPQVEPRDLDFSTSHGAVSSTPPAPTLVSGDPWYPWYRWKQPPERELSRLRRLYQGHLREESGPPPERMPEVPPTAPTEASLMDQAGPLSAL
- the MRPS18B gene encoding small ribosomal subunit protein mS40 isoform X3 → MAASVLSTFLRRLPSFSPFRSAYGVQVSLQALCTKASPVEDSLPLAPISPYEDEPWKYLDSEEYQNRYGSRPVWADYRRNYKGGVPSQRTRKTCIRGNKVAGNPCPICRDHKLHVDFREFPNLTIVGFLPKGLALEPNPCGREFSNVKLLEQFVCAHTGIIFHAPYTGVCRKQHKKLTQAIQKARDHGEHENGHRSSQLPHSPG
- the MRPS18B gene encoding small ribosomal subunit protein mS40 isoform X1; the encoded protein is MAASVLSTFLRRLPSFSPFRSAYGVQVSLQALCTKASPVEDSLPLAPISPYEDEPWKYLDSEEYQNRYGSRPVWADYRRNYKGGVPSQRTRKTCIRGNKVAGNPCPICRDHKLHVDFREFPNLTIVGFLPKGLALEPNPCGREFSNVKLLEQFVCAHTGIIFHAPYTGVCRKQHKKLTQAIQKARDHGLLSYHIPQVEPRDLDFSTSHGAVSSTPPAPTLVSGDPWYPWYRWKQPPERELSRLRRLYQGHLREESGPPPERMPEVPPTAPTEASLMDQAGPLSAL